In a single window of the Phocoena sinus isolate mPhoSin1 chromosome 7, mPhoSin1.pri, whole genome shotgun sequence genome:
- the LOC116756816 gene encoding LOW QUALITY PROTEIN: dihydrolipoyl dehydrogenase, mitochondrial-like (The sequence of the model RefSeq protein was modified relative to this genomic sequence to represent the inferred CDS: deleted 2 bases in 2 codons), translating to MQSWSRVYCSLAKRGHFNRTSHGLQGVSAVPLRTYADQPIDADVTVIGSCPGGYVAAIKAAQLSFMAVCVEKNETLGGTCLKVGCIPSKALLNNSHYYHMAHGKDFTSRRIEMSEVRLNLEKMMEQKSNAVKALTGGIAHLFKQNKVAHVNGYGKITGKNQVTATKADGSSQVIDTKNILIASASKKSDGKIDVSIEAASGGKAEVITCDVLLVCIGRRRFTKNLGLEELGIELDPRGRIPVNTRFQTKIPNIYAIGDVVAGPMLAHKAVDEGIICVEGMAGGAVHIDYNCVRSVIYTHPEVAWVGKSEEQLKEEGIAYKFGKFPFAAKSRAKTNADTGGMVKILGQKSTNRVLGAHILGPGAGEMIKEAALALEYGASCEDIARVCHAHPTLPEAFREANLAASFGKSINFFFSINF from the exons ATGCAAAGCTGGAGTCGTGTGTACTGTTCCTTGGCTAAGAGAGGCCATTTCAATCGAACATCTCATGGTCTGCAAGGAGTTTCTGCAGTGCCACTGAGAACTTATGCAGATCAACCAATTGATGCTGATGTT ACAGTGATAGGTTCTTGTCCTGGAGGATATGTTGCTGCTATCAAAGCTGCCCAGTTAAGCTTCATGGCAGTCTGcgttgagaaaaatgaaacactCGGTGGAACATGCTTGAAAGTTGGTTGTATTCCTTCTAAGGCTTTATTGAACAACTCTCATTATTACCATATGGCCCATGGAAAAGATTTTACATCTAGAAGAATTGAAATGTCTGAAGTTCGCTTGAATTTAGAGAAGATGATGGAGCAGAAGAGTAATGCAGTCAAAGCTTTAACAGGTGGAATTGCCCACTTGTTCAAACAGAATAAGGTTGCTCATGTAAATGGATATGGAAAGATAACTGGGAAAAATCAGGTCACAGCTACAAAAGCCGATGGCAGCAGTCAAGTTATTGATACAAAGAACATTCTTATAGCCA GTGCTAGTAAGAAGTCAGATGGAAAAATTGATGTTTCTATTGAAGCTGCTTCTGGTGGTAAAGCTGAAGTTATCACTTGTGATGTACTCCTGGTTTGCATTGGCCGACGACGCTTTACTAAGAATTTGGGACTAGAGGAGCTTGGAATTGAGCTGGATCCTAGAGGTAGAATTCCAGTAAATACCAGATTCCAAACTAAAATTCCAAATATCTATGCAATTGGCGATGTGGTTGCTGGTCCAATGCTGGCTCACAAAGCAGTGGATGAAGGCATTATCTGTGTTGAAGGGATGGCTGGTGGCGCTGTGCACATTGACTACAATTGTGTACGATCGGTGATTTACACACACCCTGAAGTTGCTTGGGTTGGCAAATCAGAAGAGCAGTTGAAAGAAGAGGGT ATTGCGTACAAATTTGGGAAATTCCCATTTGCTGCTAAGAGCAGAGCTAAGACAAACGCTGACACAGGTGGCATGGTGAAGATACTTGGGCAGAAATCAACAAACAGAGTATTGGGAGCACATATTCTAGGACCAGGTGCTGGTGAAATGATAAAGGAAGCTGCTCTTGCACTGGAATATGGAGCATCCTGTGAAGATatagctagagtctgtcatgcacaTCCGACCTTACCAGAAGCTTTTAGAGAAGCAAACCTGGCTGCATCATTTGGCAAATcgatcaacttttttttttcgaTCAACTTTTAA